The proteins below are encoded in one region of Mycteria americana isolate JAX WOST 10 ecotype Jacksonville Zoo and Gardens chromosome 22, USCA_MyAme_1.0, whole genome shotgun sequence:
- the MAPT gene encoding microtubule-associated protein tau isoform X4, producing the protein MAEQRQDVTMMEDHAAGQEKHIPSGYPLQIPVDDGSDEPVSETSDAKSTPTTEDATAPLVEEGDHEDQGGVEQHGEIPEGTTAEEAGVGATPNLEDHAAGDAAQGEPSSPKLQPGPQERVGDAIKRESQPTKQVAEVLQQPHLSHETKATTAAPTRIEVTIPIPLDMYQDSRAPEDSSELWGHRGREGSGVDPALGRELGRDVRTEGLAGAGDTADSHVKDGPSPLYTRAPLKEDASGWERDEDRDIDETSGQDLLPLVGQHVSPGPEMGLCPATAKEALEEYAFEENKSKDVLRDIPREALLVETESRKAGEDQEERRQPLRGEEDTDVTPSEPSEIISQKEVEPGEGEDSGPVLETAKLPVELKDDVEDKNAPLEEAVPDTGERRTPKKKPCARVADKAVSRVPLLKGRIDSKDKEGTEADEKKPKKSSPSIAKPPGDRPSTPPQRHTSSSTTPSKTPFSPASTSKRVSSVTSRPASTGTQETKAKGPEMRGGTKTATPRSAAGQAQRNSTNATRIPAKTPTAPKTPPSSGRKEQKKPPPAAAKTEKAREPKKVAVVRTPPKSPASAKSRIQPSAAPMPDLKNVKSKIGSTENLKHQPGGGKVQIINKKLDFSSVQSKCGSKDNIKHIPGGGSVQIVNKKLDFSSVQSRCGSKDNIKHIPGGGSVQIVYKPVDLSHVTSKCGSLGNIHHKPGGGQVEVKSEKLDFKDKVQSKIGSLDNISHVPGGGNKKIETHKLTFRENAKAKTDHGAEIVYKSPTISGDASPRRLSNVSSTGSINMVDSPQLATLADEVSASLAKQGL; encoded by the exons ATGGCGGAGCAGCGTCAGGACGTCACCATGATGGAGGATCATGCAGCTGGCCAGGAGAAGCACATCCCATCAG GCTATCCCCTTCAGATACCAGTCGATGATGGATCGGATGAGCCTGTTTCTGAAACATCTGACGCTAAGAGCACCCCAACTACGGAAG ATGCCACAGCACCTTTAGTGGAGGAAGGAGACCACGAGGATCAGGGTGGTGTCGAACAGCACGGGGAGATCCCAGAAGGAACCACAG CTGAAGAGGCAGGCGTAGGAGCCACTCCCAACCTGGAGGACcatgctgcaggagatgctgctcAAG GGGAGCCAAGCTCTCCAAAGCTACAGCCTGGCCCTCAGGAGCGTGTGGGAGatgcaataaaaagagaaagccaGCCCACAAAGCAGGTAGCTGAGGTTCTTCAGCAGCCTCATCTGTCGCATGAAACGAAGGCTACAACAGCAGCTCCCACCAGAATTGAGGTCACCATCCCAATACCCCTGGATATGTACCAAGACTCCAGAGCACCTGAAGACAGCAGTGAGTTGTGGGGTCATCGAGGCAGAGAAGGCAGTGGTGTCGATCCAGCGCTGGGAAGAGAGCTAGGTCGTGATGTGCGCACTGAGGGGTTGGCAGGAGCAGGTGACACAGCTGACTCCCATGTTAAAGATGGGCCATCTCCTTTATATACCAGAGCTCCATTAAAAGAAGATGCCAGTGGATGGGAAAGAGATGAGGACCGTGATATTGATGAAACTTCTGGACAGGATTTGCTTCCCCTGGTGGGACAGCATGTTTCACCAGGACCTGAAATGGGCTTGTGTCCAGCAACAGCCAAGGAAGCTCTTGAAGAATATGCCTTTGAAGAAAACAAGTCCAAAGATGTCCTCAGAGATATACCAAGAGAGGCACTTCTTGTTGAAACTGAGTCACGTAAAGCAGGAGAGGACCAAGAGGAGAGGAGACAGCCATTGAGGGGGGAAGAAGACACAGATGTCACCCCATCAGAGCCTTCTGAAATCATCTCCCAAAAAGAAGTGGaacctggggagggagaagattCTGGACCCGTGCTAGAAACAGCCAAACTCCCTGTTGAGTTAAAAGATGACGTGGAAGATAAAAATGCTCCTTTGGAAGAGGCTGTGCCAGATACAGGAGAACGCCGGACACCCAAGAAGAAACCTTGTGCCCGTGTTGCAGATAAAGCTGTCAGTCGCGTCCCTCTCCTAAAAG GTCGTATTGACAGCAAAGACAAGGAAGGGACTGAAGCTGATGAAAAGAAACCGAAG AAATCCTCACCTTCCATTGCCAAACCCCCAGGCGATagaccctccacccccccccaacGACACACCTCCTCTAGCACAACCCCTTCGAAAACACCCTTCAGCCCTGCTTCCACCTCTAAACGAGTCTCTTCTGTCACATCCCGACCTGCCAGTACAGGAACACAAGAAACGAAAGCCAAG GGCCCAGAGATGAGAGGTGGCACGAAGACGGCCACGCCGCGATCTGCAGCCGGGCAGGCTCAGAGGAACTCGACCAATGCCACGCGCATCCCAGCAAAGACACCCACGGCCCCCAAGACACCTCCCAGCTCCG gcagaaaggagcagaaaaaaccacctcctgcagcagcaaagactGAGAAAG ccagggaGCCCAAGAAGGTGGCAGTGGTTCGCACACCACCGAAATCTCCTGCATCTGCCAAGAGCCGCATCCAGCCGTCAGCCGCACCCATGCCTGATCTGAAAAATGTGAAGTCCAAAATTGGCTCAACTGAAAACCTGAAGCACCAGCCTGGAGGTGGCAAG GTGCAGATTATTAATAAGAAGCTGGACTTTAGCAGCGTTCAATCCAAGTGTGGCTCAAAGGATAATATCAAACACATCCCAGGAGGAGGCAGT GTGCAGATTGTTAATAAGAAGTTGGACTTTAGCAGCGTTCAATCCAGGTGTGGCTCAAAGGATAATATCAAACACATCCCGGGAGGAGGCAGT GTTCAAATTGTTTACAAGCCAGTCGACCTGAGCCATGTGACATCCAAATGTGGTTCCCTGGGCAACATCCATCACAAACCAG GCGGTGGCCAGGTGGAGGTGAAATCTGAGAAACTGGACTTCAAAGATAAGGTGCAATCGAAAATCGGGTCCTTAGATAACATCAGCCATGTCCctggaggaggaaataaaaag
- the MAPT gene encoding microtubule-associated protein tau isoform X5 encodes MAEQRQDVTMMEDHAAGQEKHIPSGYPLQIPVDDGSDEPVSETSDAKSTPTTEDATAPLVEEGDHEDQGGVEQHGEIPEGTTAEEAGVGATPNLEDHAAGDAAQGEPSSPKLQPGPQERVGDAIKRESQPTKQVAEVLQQPHLSHETKATTAAPTRIEVTIPIPLDMYQDSRAPEDSSELWGHRGREGSGVDPALGRELGRDVRTEGLAGAGDTADSHVKDGPSPLYTRAPLKEDASGWERDEDRDIDETSGQDLLPLVGQHVSPGPEMGLCPATAKEALEEYAFEENKSKDVLRDIPREALLVETESRKAGEDQEERRQPLRGEEDTDVTPSEPSEIISQKEVEPGEGEDSGPVLETAKLPVELKDDVEDKNAPLEEAVPDTGERRTPKKKPCARVADKAVSRVPLLKGRIDSKDKEGTEADEKKPKGPEMRGGTKTATPRSAAGQAQRNSTNATRIPAKTPTAPKTPPSSGRKEQKKPPPAAAKTEKGEQPKSGDRSGYSSPGSPGTPGSRSRTPSLPTPPAREPKKVAVVRTPPKSPASAKSRIQPSAAPMPDLKNVKSKIGSTENLKHQPGGGKVQIINKKLDFSSVQSKCGSKDNIKHIPGGGSVQIVNKKLDFSSVQSRCGSKDNIKHIPGGGSVQIVYKPVDLSHVTSKCGSLGNIHHKPGGGQVEVKSEKLDFKDKVQSKIGSLDNISHVPGGGNKKIETHKLTFRENAKAKTDHGAEIVYKSPTISGDASPRRLSNVSSTGSINMVDSPQLATLADEVSASLAKQGL; translated from the exons ATGGCGGAGCAGCGTCAGGACGTCACCATGATGGAGGATCATGCAGCTGGCCAGGAGAAGCACATCCCATCAG GCTATCCCCTTCAGATACCAGTCGATGATGGATCGGATGAGCCTGTTTCTGAAACATCTGACGCTAAGAGCACCCCAACTACGGAAG ATGCCACAGCACCTTTAGTGGAGGAAGGAGACCACGAGGATCAGGGTGGTGTCGAACAGCACGGGGAGATCCCAGAAGGAACCACAG CTGAAGAGGCAGGCGTAGGAGCCACTCCCAACCTGGAGGACcatgctgcaggagatgctgctcAAG GGGAGCCAAGCTCTCCAAAGCTACAGCCTGGCCCTCAGGAGCGTGTGGGAGatgcaataaaaagagaaagccaGCCCACAAAGCAGGTAGCTGAGGTTCTTCAGCAGCCTCATCTGTCGCATGAAACGAAGGCTACAACAGCAGCTCCCACCAGAATTGAGGTCACCATCCCAATACCCCTGGATATGTACCAAGACTCCAGAGCACCTGAAGACAGCAGTGAGTTGTGGGGTCATCGAGGCAGAGAAGGCAGTGGTGTCGATCCAGCGCTGGGAAGAGAGCTAGGTCGTGATGTGCGCACTGAGGGGTTGGCAGGAGCAGGTGACACAGCTGACTCCCATGTTAAAGATGGGCCATCTCCTTTATATACCAGAGCTCCATTAAAAGAAGATGCCAGTGGATGGGAAAGAGATGAGGACCGTGATATTGATGAAACTTCTGGACAGGATTTGCTTCCCCTGGTGGGACAGCATGTTTCACCAGGACCTGAAATGGGCTTGTGTCCAGCAACAGCCAAGGAAGCTCTTGAAGAATATGCCTTTGAAGAAAACAAGTCCAAAGATGTCCTCAGAGATATACCAAGAGAGGCACTTCTTGTTGAAACTGAGTCACGTAAAGCAGGAGAGGACCAAGAGGAGAGGAGACAGCCATTGAGGGGGGAAGAAGACACAGATGTCACCCCATCAGAGCCTTCTGAAATCATCTCCCAAAAAGAAGTGGaacctggggagggagaagattCTGGACCCGTGCTAGAAACAGCCAAACTCCCTGTTGAGTTAAAAGATGACGTGGAAGATAAAAATGCTCCTTTGGAAGAGGCTGTGCCAGATACAGGAGAACGCCGGACACCCAAGAAGAAACCTTGTGCCCGTGTTGCAGATAAAGCTGTCAGTCGCGTCCCTCTCCTAAAAG GTCGTATTGACAGCAAAGACAAGGAAGGGACTGAAGCTGATGAAAAGAAACCGAAG GGCCCAGAGATGAGAGGTGGCACGAAGACGGCCACGCCGCGATCTGCAGCCGGGCAGGCTCAGAGGAACTCGACCAATGCCACGCGCATCCCAGCAAAGACACCCACGGCCCCCAAGACACCTCCCAGCTCCG gcagaaaggagcagaaaaaaccacctcctgcagcagcaaagactGAGAAAG GTGAGCAGCCAAAGTCTGGAGACAGAAGCGGTTACAGCAGTCCCGGCTCCCCCGGGACTCCAGGCAGCCGTTCCCGCACTCCCTctctgcccaccccaccagccagggaGCCCAAGAAGGTGGCAGTGGTTCGCACACCACCGAAATCTCCTGCATCTGCCAAGAGCCGCATCCAGCCGTCAGCCGCACCCATGCCTGATCTGAAAAATGTGAAGTCCAAAATTGGCTCAACTGAAAACCTGAAGCACCAGCCTGGAGGTGGCAAG GTGCAGATTATTAATAAGAAGCTGGACTTTAGCAGCGTTCAATCCAAGTGTGGCTCAAAGGATAATATCAAACACATCCCAGGAGGAGGCAGT GTGCAGATTGTTAATAAGAAGTTGGACTTTAGCAGCGTTCAATCCAGGTGTGGCTCAAAGGATAATATCAAACACATCCCGGGAGGAGGCAGT GTTCAAATTGTTTACAAGCCAGTCGACCTGAGCCATGTGACATCCAAATGTGGTTCCCTGGGCAACATCCATCACAAACCAG GCGGTGGCCAGGTGGAGGTGAAATCTGAGAAACTGGACTTCAAAGATAAGGTGCAATCGAAAATCGGGTCCTTAGATAACATCAGCCATGTCCctggaggaggaaataaaaag